The genomic region GAGTGCGGTGCCCCGGCGGGGCGGGGGCGCGGACGGTGCGGCGGCGGCCGTGGACGCCGCCGGAACGGCGCCGGCGTGCAGCGGCCAGCCCGTCACGGCCTTGGGACGGGGCCGTGCGTAGGTGCGGACCTTGCTGGTGGTCAGGCCGAGGCGGACGAGGGACTCGGCGAGGGGGACCGCCGCGGTGACGCCGTCGATGACGGGCACGTCCGTGGCGGCGCGGACGGCCTCGTCCAGCCCCGCCATGCCGGCGCAGCCCAGGCAGACGACCTCGGCGCCGTCCTCCTCGACGGCGGCGCGGGCCTGGGCGGCGATGGCGGCGGTGGCGGCCGCGCGGTCGCGTTCGATGTCCAGGACGCCCAGGCCGCTGGAGCGGACGGAGGCGCAGCGGCCGTCGAGGCGGGCCAGTGTCAGCCGGTCCTGGATCTGGGGGACGGTGCGGTCGAGGCTGGTCACCACGGAGTAGCGGCGCCCGACGAGGCAGGCGAGGTGTGCGGCGGCCTCGGTGATGTCGATGACGGGGACGTCGCAGAGTTCCTGGAGCCCCTCGCGGCCGTGTTCGCCGAACCCGGCCTGGACGACGGCGTCGTAGGGCTCGTCGAAGGAGATGACGCGGTCCATCACGGCGACGGCGGAGAGGTAGCTCTCGAAGTTGCCCTCCACGGACTCGGGCCCGAAGAACGGGGTGAGCGGCACGATCTCGGTACCGGGCGCGGCCACGGCACGCGCCTGTGCGGCGATGACCTCGGTGACGGAGTCGGTGGTGTTGACGTTCACCAGCAGGATGCGCATCCTCGTCCTTCCGCGCTGCGGGGCGTGGGCCGTGGTGCTCGCGCGGGTGCACGCGGCCGGCCGGGTCGGAGAGCACTGTGTCGTGGATCACTCCTGGGAACACCGTAGATCTGTGAAGCTATAACTTCAATAGTTCTAAAGCAATCACTTCACACGGATGCTACGTAGACTTAACACCGCTATGACGAGCCCCTCTGCAGACCCTCCCGGCACCGAGCCCGACGAGCAGCGGATCGGAGGCCGGATCCGCGCCCTGCGCAACGCGCGCGGACTCTCCCTGCGCGCGCTCGCCGACAGGCTGGACATCAGTGCCAGCGCGCTGTCCCAGATCGAACGCGGCAAGATGCGCCCGTCGGTGACGCGCCTGTACCAGATCATGTCCGAACTGGGCGAACCCATGTCCGCGGTCTTCGAGGGCGAGGAGGAGGTGTCCCCGGGCGGGGCGCCCGCGGCGGGAACACCCCCTGACGGGTCCCCGGACGGTGGCGGCCCCGGGTGGAACGGGCCGCCCGTGGCGCAGGGGCCGGCGGCGGCCCCGCCGTCGCGGGTGCTGTCCGACCACGTGGCGGTGACGCGCGCCGACGACGCGGCCGTGCTGGAACTCCACCACGGGGTGCGCTACCGGCGGCTCACGCCGGAGCAGGTCCCGGGCATGAGCTACTTCGAGTCGACCTATCCGCCGGGGGCCTTCTCCAGCCAGAACGCGGAGTACGTGCGCCACAGCGGCCACGAGATCGGCCTGGTGGTGAGCGGCGAGCTGGTGGTGGACACCGGGTTCGACACCCATCGGCTCGGGCCGGGCGACACCATCTCCTACCCCTCGACCACACCGCACCGCATCTCCAACCAGTCCGACGTCCCCGCGGTCGCGATCTGGCTGAACCTGCCCTGACCTCGCCCTGTCCCTTCCTGGATGCGCTTGCGGTGAGGGTGCCGACTTGCCGCAAGATTGCAGAAAGATCGTGGAAACTCTTGCAGAAGTGAGCGGGGTCTCATTAGCGTGCCGGTGAACACCTCCCGCTCTCCCGAGAGGACCGGCATCCCCTATGAGCCCCCCGCACCCCCGGCCCGCGCGCCCGAGCGCCGGGCACGGACCCCGCGCCCCGCACACCACCGGCACCCTCCGCACCGCCACCTCCGGACTGCTCACCCTGGCCCTGGCCGTCCCCCTGCTGTTCGGGCCGGCGGCCGGCGCCGCCGCCCTCACGGTTCCGGCCGAGCCCGGTGGGCAGGACGTGGGTGTGGACCTGACCGCACAGCGCGCGCACTGGATCGACCGCACCACCGTGCTCTGGCCGGGTGAGACCGACCCCGAGCACACCTACACCCTCGTCTCCGCCGCCGACGCCGGCCTCGACCCCGCGGACGGGGACGTCGCCGCCGACACGGCACTCGACCTCACCCCGGACCCGGACGGCCCCGACGGCGACCAGCGCGCCGACTGGCCGCACCTGGCCGATCTGGCCGCCCTGACCGTGGAGGGGGCCAACCGCCCGCGGGTGGCCGACGCGCTCACCGGGCAGCTCGCCGTCGTGGAGCGCGACGGCGACGGCACGGTCACCGCCGCGACCGGGGTCCAGATCCCCGGCGTGCTCGACGACGTCTACGCCGACGCGGCCGACGCCGACCTCGGCGCCGTCTGGGACTCCCGCGGCCGTCCCACCGTCTCGCTGTGGGCGCCCACCGCGCAGTCCGTCAGCCTGGAGCTGTACGACGACGCCACCGCTGACGACCCCCGCACCGTGGACATGCGGCGCCACCCCAGGACCGGCGTGTGGTCGGTCAAGGGCCGCACGGACTGGTCGGGGCTCTACTACACCTTCGACGTGCGGGTGTTCTCCCCCTCCACCGACGAGGGCCGGGGTGCCGTCGTGGACAACCGGGTCACCGACCCCTACAGCGTCTCGCTGTCCACCGGCTCCACCCGCTCCCACCTGGTCGACCTCGCCGACCCCGAGCTCGCCCCGGAGGGCTGGGCGGACCTGGCCAAGCCCGAGGCGGTGCCCTCCGAGGCGGCGGCGATCCACGAGCTCCACGTGCGCGACCACTCGGCCTCCGACGCCACCGTCCCCGAGGAGCAGCGCGGCACCTACGCGGCCTTCGGCCGGTCCGACTCCGCGGGCATGCGCGCACTGGCGTCCCTGGCCGAGGACGGCGTCGACTACGTCCACCTGCTGCCGGTCTTCGACATCGGCTCGGTGCCCGAGGACCCGGCCGACCGGGCCGAACCCGCCTGCGACCTGGACGCCTTCGCCCCCGACTCCGAGGAGCAGCAGGCCTGCGTCGCCGAGGTGCGCGGCACCGACGCCTTCAACTGGGGCTACGACCCGTACCACTACACGGCGCCCGAGGGCTCCTACGCCACCGACCCCGAGGGCGCGGCCCGCGTCACCGAGTTCCGGCGGATGGTGGCCGGCCTCAACGGAGCCGGGCTGCGCGTGGTCATGGACGTGGTCTACAACCACACCCACCAGGCCGGACAGGCCGAGCAGTCGGTCCTGGACCGGATCGTGCCCGGCTACTACCACCGCCTGGACGCGGACGGCGGCGTGGCCACGTCCACGTGCTGCCCCAACACCGCGCCCGAGCACCTGATGATGGGACGGCTCGTCGTGGACTCGGTGGTCACCTGGGCCCGCGACCACAAGGTCGACGGCTTCCGCTTCGACCTCATGGGCCACCACCCCAAGCAGAACCTGTTGGACGTGCGCGCGGCCCTGGACGAGCTCACGCTGGAGGAGGACGGGGTCGACGGGTCGTCGGTCCTGCTGTACGGCGAGGGCTGGAACTTCGGCGAGGTCGCCGACGACGCCCGCTTCGAGCAGGCCACCCAGGCGAACATGGCCGGGACCGGCATCGGCACGTTCAACGACCGGCTCCGTGACGGCGTGCGCGGCGGCGGTCCCTTCGACGCGGACCCGCGCGTGCAGGGCTTCGGCTCGGGGCTGTACACCGACCCCAACGGCTCGCCGGCCAACGGGACCGAGGAGGAACAGCTCGCCCGGCTGCTCGGCTACCAGGACCTCATCAAGGTGGGCCTCGCGGGCAACCTGCGCGACTACCGCTTCACGGACTCCTCCGGCCGGGAGGTGACCGGCGCGGAGGTGGACTACAACGGTGCTCCCGCCGGATACACCCTGGACCCGGGGGAGGCCGTGACCTACGTGGACGCCCACGACAACGAGACCCTCTACGACGCGCTCGCCTACAAGCTGCCCCAGGACACCCCGATGGAGGACCGGGTGCGGATGCAGGCGCTGTCGCTGGGCACGGCGGTGTTCGGGCAGGGCACGGTGTTCGCGCACGCGGGCAGCGAGCGGCTTCGCTCGAAGTCGCTGGACCGCAACTCCTACGACTCCGGTGACTGGTTCAACCGGCTGAACTGGGACTGCGCCGACGGCAACAACTTCGGTGTCGGCCTGCCCCCGGCCTGGGACAACGAGGACAAGTGGGACTACGCCCGGCCGCTGCTGGCCGACCCCGGGCTGGTCGCGGACTGTGCGGCCATCGAGGACAGCCGGGCGCGCTTCGGCGAGATGATGCGGATCCGCACGTCCACCCCCGCGTTCGCCCTGGGCTCCGCGGAGGCGGTCCAGGAGCGCGTGTCCTTCCCGACCAGCGGGGCCGGGGAACTGCCCGGCGTCATCACGATGCACGTCGACACCGCAGGGCTGGAGAGCGAGTGGTCGTCGGTGACGGTGGTGTTCAACGCGACGCCCGGGACGGCCGAGCAGAGCGTTCCCGCGCTGGCCGGCGGTGACGTGCGCCTGCACCCGGTCCAGGCGGAGTCCGCCGACGAGGTCGTGCGCACGGCGTCCTTCGCCGCCGACGGCGGGACGCTGACCGTCCCGCCGCGTACCGTCGCGGTGTTCGTCGCGGACTGACCCGCGGACCGGCCCTCGACCGCCGACCGAAAGCGGACCGGCCCTCGGCCCGACGCGCGAGGCGGTACCGACGGCCCCGGGGCGCCTGCCCCCGCGGCCGTCGGTGTCCCGGTGCAGGATGCCGGTATGAGCGTGCACTTCGACGTCGTCCTGTCCTGCTTCCTGCGCGAGGGCACCCCGCCCGAGGTCCTGGCGGCCCTGCACTGGCATCTGGAGCTGTCGGACGCGTGGCCGGAGGCCCTGGGGCCCGAGCACCGGTCGCCCATGCTCGGGACGGACCCGGAGAGCCGCCTGCCCGGCGGGGATGTCGCCTCGCTGCGCAAGGAGCCCGGATACGAGGACGTCGGTCCGCGCGGTCGGTGGGGTCTGTACTACCGCGGCTCCTGGATCGACGACGTCATGGGCGAACTGGTCACCGTGCTCGACCTGCTCGCGCCGCACGCGGAGGACGGCCACGGCGGGTACGTCCGCGCCGAACACGAGACGGAGCCGACCGTCGTCGTCTTCCGCGACGGCGCCTACGGGCCGGTGTGACGCCCTGGAACGACACCTCGCGGGGCGGAACGGGCTCTCGGCGTGACCTCCGAGGAGCCGGCGGACACGGAGCGGCGGCCGGCCGAGGAGTCGGACGGCCGCCTGCGGCGCGGGGTCAGGGCCGCTTCGTCGTGAGGGTGAGCAGGAACGAGGCCCAGGCGTCGGTGGAGTAGGGGATGTGTCCGAGGGCGCGGTGTCCGGTGTCCCGGACGAGAACGCTCGATCCCTCGGCCACCTCGACGCAACGGCCTTCCTGGGCGCTGTAGCTGCTCTTGTGCCAGCGGGGCTCACGTTTGGTCATCGAGTTCTTCCTTGGCCTTCCTGATCAAATCCCGGCTCAAGCGGGGAGACAACGCCTCGGACTGCAGGATGCCGAAGAGCATGGCGCAGTGCTGCACCTGCATCATGTCATCCATGAACTGCTCACCCTTCATGTGTTCGGCGGAAGCGACCATGGGCCGGTCGGGGAAGGCGTAGACACAGAAGGGGCCCGATCCCCCGGGATGGCAGTCGGCGTCCTCCGGTATCACCTGCATCCGGAAGCGGCCCGCGTCGAGCAGGGCGAGGACGGTGTCGAGCTGGCCGCGCAGGACGTCGTGCCGACCGCCGACCACGCGGCGGAGCACGTACTCCTCGACGACGATCGAGACGACCGGCGCCGGGTCCTTGTCGAGGTTGCGCCGGCGCTTGGCCCGGGCCTCGACCATCTGGTCGATCTCCTTCGCCGACCGCCAGGGGCCGGTGTCCAGGAGCAGTGCCCGGGTGTACTCCTTCGTCTGCACGAGTCCGGGGAAGACCAGCGGCTGGTACTCGCGCAGCTCGGTCACATTGGCCTCAAGCTGCTCGACCTCCTCATAGGACTCCGGTAGTACCTCGGGTGAGTTGGCCCGCCCCCACGCGCGCAGTACGACACCGGAGGTGCCGAAGAACTCGTCCAGCTCAGCGGCCTGCTGCTCCTGGAGCCCCCGCGTCCCGCGCTCCCAGGCCGAGACCGTCGACTGCACCACGCCCAGCTCCCGTGCCACCTGTCCCTGCGTCTTGCGCGCTCGCCTGCGGGCGGCCACGATCTCCCTGCCCAGCCGCCGCCAGGCGGGTTTGGTCTCTCGGTCCACGTAGCGCACTCCAACTCCGTGACATCGCCAATAGCGCCAATGCAAGACGACACAGCCACCGCATACCTCAGATAACGACCAACTGTGACTCTTTGGTGATGTTCGTGGTACGCGGGCCCAGAATCGGCCAGGGTGGTGCCCATCGACGAACTGAGGGAGGTTCGCGTGGGCACTGTGCTCCGGATGGACGTGGACCGCGGCGCGCCGCGGCCCGGCCGCACGCACCGGTCGGGTGAGGGGGACGGGTGACCGCCACCGACCGGCTCCCGCCCAGGACGGCTCGTCGGGGGCGCGACCTGCTGACCACTCGGGAGGTGGCCGACCTGCTCCGCGTCCGGCCGGAGACCGTGGCCCTGTGGGCGCAGGCCGGGAAGGTGCCCTCGGTGCCGACGGCGGACGGCGGTGTGGGCCACCCGCGCGACCAGGTCCTCGACCTGGTGGAGCGCGGCGGCGTCCTGGCCGAGGCGCTGGCCGCGCTGGAGGCCGTGCGGGAGCTGGCACTGAGCATCGGCGCGCGGGCCGAGGCCGCCGACATCGGCCGGCTGATCGACACCCTTCGACCCTGAGCCGGACCCGCGTCCGGCTCCTTCCCTCCTTCCCGCCCGCGCGTACGAGGGGCCGCGCGGGCGGGAGGCGTGCCCGGGTCCTGCGTCCGAGTGGGACGTGCCCCGGGTACTCCGAGGAGGTGCCGATAGGCGGCCGGACGTGCGGGGCCGTCCTTTCCCGGTGATCTCTGCAGAGGACGCGCGCCCGGGAAGTTGAATGCGGAACATTCGTCGGGCGCACCGCCGCGAACTGCGATAATGGCATGCTCCTGCGTTTCTCTAGGGAAAATGCCGAGCGCGTTCGCGAGGTGTTCGCATAATGATATCTAACTTACAGTGACGATGTCGTTTGTGCGTTGTCCACTGGGGAATATCGAAAATGAAGAAGTCCGCGGGAGGAGCGGCCGTCCACCCCGGATGTACTCCCCTCTGACCTTGGTGGAGTTCATGAAAGACCACGTCACAGCCGCCGTTCGCCGTTCTCCGCGTCGCGGTGCCGCCCCGGGGGTCGGCTCCGCTTCCGCCTCCGGAAACCCTCCCCGAGTGCCCGGGCTGACGTTGCACTTCGGGTGTACGAATGGCCCTCGCCGTGCCGTTGTCCCCGGCCGATCGAGAGTCGGTACCGAGCCGGGAGGTTCGATTGTCTGACGCTCTGTGGGTGGTCGGGGACACCTGCCCGGCCGCCCGTCCCTACCCCGGGGTCCGCACGCTCGGGGACGTCCACCACGCCCTTTCCGTCGGGGAACTCCGCCGGGTCCGACTCGTGCCCTCGCTCGGCGTGGGCCCGCTGGACTGGGACCACCTGGCCGACCGCGTCGCCGGGGCGGGCCTGGTCGGCTCGGTCACCCTGGCCGCACCGCCGCCCCGGCCCGTCGCGCGGACCGAGGTCTCCGTGCCCGCCCAGGAGGACGTGCTCGTGGCCGCGCCCCGCAACGACCACGGCACGGTCGAGTTCGCGCTCGCCGTCGCGGAGGGCAACCGCATCATGCGCGACCACGCCGCCGGGGGCCGACAGCTGCCCGGCCAGCTCCTCGTCGAAGCCGCCATCCAGGGGCTGACGTGGGCGGCCAGGGAGCTCTACCCGGCCGAGCGCGACCAGCCGCCGGTCCAGCCCGTCCTGTACGGCTTCGGGTTCGAGTTCCACCGGCCGCTGTTCTGGCTGCCGGTGACCGTGCGGATCACGCTCTCCGAGACAGGCCCGCCCGATCCCCGCCGCCGCCCGCTCAACGCCGAGATCGCCTACCTCCAGCAGGACCGCACGTGCGCGCGGGGGCACGTCGGGTTCCAGGCGTGCGATCCGCGCTCCGTCGAGGACACCGAGTCGGTCCAGTCCCGGGCCGTGGGCGCCCCGCCGCCGCGCGCCGCGCGGCGGACACCAGGGGAGTGAGCATGGCGGCGCCGGGAAAGGGCGTCCGGAACGGTGCAGCCCGTGCCGGACGCATGACGGGGGCGTCCCTCCCCGGCGGGGCGCGAGGTCGCGGGCCGTGTGTCCCGGCAGTTCAGGACATGTGCGAAAGGTCGGGTCCGGCCGCCGGATATTCCCGGTGACGTTTTGGTTACTCTCCGGAAACGGCGGCCCGTTCCGTGTTACTCATGTCCTCGTCCTGTGCCACGACCCCTGGGAACCCCATGATGACGCTGTTCGCCATTCTCGCCGTCCTGGCCGCCATGGTCGGCGGTGCCGTCCTGGCCGCCCGGCGGTTCCGGATCGCCGACGACTTCTCCGGAGGAGCCGTCGGCATCATCATCGCGCCCTGCGCACTGTCCTTGTACCTGGTGGCGGCGGCGATGGCCGTGGTGATCGGCTGGGAGGACTTCAAAGCGGCCGAGGACGGCCTGATCGCCGAGGCCGGAGCGGCCCAGGAACTGTACTGGAGCAGCACCGCCTTCCCCGAGGAGGAGGGTGAGGCGGTACGCGGACACCTGCGCACGTACCTGACCACGGTGGTGGAGGACGACTGGCCGCGGATGGAGGCGCGGGGCGAGCTGAGCGGGAAGGGGGACGACGACCTCGCGGCGCTCGCCGCCTCGGTGCGGGGGCTGTCGGTGTCCGACACCGGTGACGGGCTGGACCGGCTGACCGCACGCCAGGAGATCACCAAGCTCAGCGAGGCCCGGGGACAGCGGGCCGACGCGGCCGGGGACCAGCTCCCGCCGCTCCTGATGCTGATCGCGGTGGCGACGGCCGTGGTGGTCGCCGTGCTGCCGTTCGCGATGATCAAGCAGGGGTCCCGGGTGGCCTACTTCTGGGCGTCGGTGAACCTGGCGTTCGTGTTCGGCACGATGGTGCTCCTGTTCACGCTGGGCACGCCCTACTCCGGTGTGCTGGCCAACGACGCGGGCGGGCTGCAGGAGGCGATCGCCGGCTTCGACCGGGCCGACCTCGCCCTGGAGTCCAGGTAGGCCGCGCCCGCCCCGCCGTGGACCGGCGGGGCGGGTGGGCTCGGTGCCGCTACCGGTTGGCGCGGGCGGCGGCGGCACGTCCGGCGCCGCCCGCGGCGGCGACGGCGACGATCGTGAAGACCACCATCGTGCGCATCGGGGTGAACACACCCGACGACTGCGCCTGGGCGGGCACGGCGGTGTCCACCAGCAGTTCCTGGACGGCGGCGGGCGGCTCCGCGGGCGGCGGCGCCGACGCGTCCTCCGGCTCCACGGCTGGTTCCGCGTCCGGTGCCGGTCGCCGCCCGGGGGCCGCCTCGGCCTCCGGCTCCGGCACCGTCGCGGGTCCGGACTCCGGCACGGACGGCGGCAGCACCTCCGCCGGCTCGGCCGGGGCCGCGTCCCGCCGGGGCGGCGGCGGTGGCTCCACCGGGTCGACGGGCGGCGGAGGCGGAGGCGGAGGCGCGGGCGGCGCCGGTTCGGGCGGCGCGGGCTCCGGCGGCGGTGCGGGCTCGGGCGGCGGCGCCGGACAGGCCGGTGCCTGTCCCGCGTGCACCACCACCCGGACTCCGCCCGCGCACACCAGCACGTACTCGGGTCCGACGTCGACGTGCGCGCCGGGGGCGTCCACGCGCACCCCGCCGGGACTCACGTCGACCCGGCCGGTGCCGTCGTCGACGTGGACACCCGACGGGCCGGCATCGACGGTGGCCTGGCTCCCGCGCGCGAACGCGGGAGCGGCACCGCAGGCGAGGACGAGCAGCCCGGCGGACAGCAGACAGGACAGCGCCGTGACGGGGGACCGGTGAAGGGAGGTAGTCACATGGTAATCGTACGTGTTCGTTGCGTCACGATGGGCGTGTTCCACGCACGTGGGACCGGATCTCAGGGCGAGTGCAGGCGGAGGACCGCGTGTTCGGCCCAGTCCGGGGGGCGGGTCAGCCACGACACCGTCATCATCGTCGCGAACGCCAGGGGAATCGTCCAGGCGGCGGGCTGGGCCAGCAGCACCGATCCCCAGCCGCCGGGGGTCGGCAGCAGGATCGACCAGCCGACCGCGCCGGTCGCGGTCACCGCGCCGACCGTCAGACCCGCCGCGGCACCGGGCAGCGTGAGCCGCCGCCACCAGATCCCCAGCACCAGCAGCGGGCAGAACGTCGACGCGGCCACGGTGAACGCCCACACCACCAGGACGTTGATGTCGATGCGCTGGGCGGGCAGGGCCAGCAGCACCGCCACGCACGCGCCCACCGCGACCGCCAGGCGCAGGCGGGGCACACTGCCCTGGAACAGGTCGTGCGAGAGGCCGCCCGCGAGGGCCAGGAGCAGGCCGGAGGACGTCGACAGGAACGCGCCGAACGCCCCCGCCGCCACCAGCGCGGTCAGCACCGTGCCGACCGACCCCGGTACCGCCTGCGCCGGCAGCACCACCGCGACGGTGTCGGTGCCCTGGAACAGGACCAGATGGGGCGTCAGCACCCGGCCGAGGAGTCCGTACACCGCGGGGAACACGTAGAAGAGGCCGAGCAGCGCGATGACCCCCACCGCGACCCGGCGTGCGATCCGGGCGGTGGGGCTCGTGTGGAAGCGCATGATGACGTGCGGTAGGCCCATGCAGCCCGCGGTGATGGCGAGCAGCGTCGACCAGGTCTCGAACAGCGGATACCCGCCCACGTGCAGCAGCGGCGTGCTCCACGCCCGGCCGCCCAGTTCCGGCAGGCCCTCCGGCTGCGGCACGGCCGCGCCCTCGGGGAAGACGTACTCCGTCCCGGCGGGGACCGTGTGCCCGCCCTCGGCCAGGGCGACCGTCCCGCCGTCCGCGCCGGTGACCTCCACCGGCTCGTCCAGGGTGAACCGGGTCCCCACGGTGAACTCGACCGGTGTGGTGTCGGGGAAGTGCGTGCCCCACTCCGGGTGCAGCGCCTCGGCCCGGGTCCCGACGCCCGCCGTCACCACCAGGAAGAGCGCGGGCCCACCGATGAAGGCCAGCTTCACCACATAGTGGAAGGCCTGCACGTAGGTCGCCGAACGCATCCCGCCCGCCGCGATCGAACCGCTCACCACGAGGCCGGCCAGGACCACGCCGACCCAGTACGGGGTGCCGCTGACCAGGCTCAGGACGACGCCGGCGCCCTTGAACTGGGGCACCAGGTACAACAGCATGATCACCAGCACCACCAGACCGCACAGCTTGCGGAGCCGGGGCGCGCCCAGGCGGTACTCGGCGAAGTCGGGAACGGTGAACGCCCCCGACCGGCGCATCGGCCCGGCCACCAGCGCGACCACCGCGACGTAGCCCGCGGTGAAGCCCACCGCGTACCACATGGTGCCGAGCCCGTTCTTGAGCAGGAGTCCCGCCAACCCCAGGATCGAGGCCGCGGACAGGTACTCGCCGGCGATCGCCATCGCGTTCCACGTCGGGGACACCCGGCGCGACGCGACCAGGAAGTCGGACGTGGAGCGGGCCGCGCGCACGCCGTACACCCCGACGATCAGGCTCGTGGCCAGCACGAGGCCGATGGCCAGCACGGCGGTCATGTCCGCCGCCCGCGGTGGTCGTGGCGGCCCCGGCCGCCGCCCCCGCCGTCGCCCGGTCCACGGTGCTCCCGCCCGCCGCCGGAGTCGCGGTGGGCCTCCTCGGCGACCGCCGCGGCCCGGTCCTCGGCGCGCTCGGCCGAGCGGACGTGCCACACCCCCAGGAAGAACAGGGCGGGGTACACCGCCACCGTCAGCAGCAGCCACGACAGCGGGACGCCCGCCCACCGGATCTCACTCAGCTGCGGCGCCGCCGCGAAGGCTCCGCTCATCCCGAACAGCAGGGCCGACAGCAGCACCACCGTGCGCAGGGCGGTGCGCCGCTGCACCCGGAACAGTCGCCGCGCCGCCTCGGTGTCCACCGGCTCCGGGATCGGCAGCAGGTGCTGCGCGGGGCGGTTGCCCCGCGCCAGCGCGATACGGGTCTGCGGGCTGGTCAGCTTCTCGCGGCGCGGGCTCATGGCGACTGCCGTGGCTGCTGGTCCGGCTCACCGTCCCGGGGGCGCGCGGCCGCGCCCTGGGTGGTGGCGGCCCGGCCACCCAACTGGTCGCGGCGGGCCGCCTCCAGCAACTGGGCGCGCAGGTGGCGGCCGTGCCTGCGGCTCACCGGCACGTCACCGGCCGGCGTGCCCGCCACCAGGCCCGAGGACGAGGTGACCCGCAGGTCGCGCACCCACGGGATGGCGATGAGGTAGCCGCGGTGCACCCGCACGAACCCCGCCGACGCCCACACCTCCTCCAGGTAGGACAGCGACAGGCGGATCAGGTGGCCGCCGTCGGCGGTGTGCAGTCGCACGTAGTCGCCCTGGGCCTCCACGAACTGCACGTCGTCGCGCTTGACGAACACCGTGCGGCGCCCGGTGTCGATCTGCACCACGTGCAGGTCCTCGGCGGGCTGGGCGGTCCCGCCCGCGCTCCGCAGCTGCGCGATCCGGCCGACCGCCTCGGCCAGCCGCTCCGGGCGGATCGGCTTGAGCAGGTAGTCGACGGCCCCGATCCCGAACGCCTCGACGGCGTGGGCCTCGGAGGCGGTGACGAACACGATCGAGGGGGGTTCCGACAGCACGCTCAGCACGCGCGCCACGTCCATGCCGTCCAGGCCGGGCATGAGGATGTCCAGGAACGCCGCGTCGATGGTCGTCGTGCCCAGCAGCCGCACCGCGGTCGCGCCGTTGTCGGCGACGAGCACCTCCGCCACCTCCGGCATGTCGCCGAGCAGCGCGGCCATCTCCTGGCGGGTCGACGCCTCGTCCTCGACCACCAGCACCCGGAGTTCGGGTTTCACTGCGCCACCACCCCCCGGGTGAACCTCGGTACTCGCACGGTCACCTTCGTCCCTTCTCCCAGCGCGGTCTCGATCACCAGACCGTACTCGGGACCGTAGACGGCGCGCAGCCGTTGGTCGACGTTGGCCAGCCCGACGCTGCGCGACTCCGGGCCGGTGCCCGCCAGCAGGGAGCGGGCGAGGTCGGGGTGCATGCCGATGCCGTCGTCCTCGATCTCGATGACGCACAGCGGCCCCTCGCCGAACCCCGACACGCTGATGTGGCCCGCGCCCTCCTTGCGTTCCAGGCCGTGCCGGATCGCGTTCTCCACGATCGGCTGGACGACCAGGAACGGGATCGCCACCGGCAGGACCTCCGGCGCCATCCGCACGGTGATGTCCAGCCGGTCGTGGAAGCGGGCCCGCTGGAGTTCGAGGTAGGTCTGGGTGGCCTCCAGCTCGTCGGCGACCGTCGCGTAGTCGCCGCGTTCGGCGAACCCGTAGCGCAGGTAG from Nocardiopsis aegyptia harbors:
- a CDS encoding LytR/AlgR family response regulator transcription factor, encoding MKPELRVLVVEDEASTRQEMAALLGDMPEVAEVLVADNGATAVRLLGTTTIDAAFLDILMPGLDGMDVARVLSVLSEPPSIVFVTASEAHAVEAFGIGAVDYLLKPIRPERLAEAVGRIAQLRSAGGTAQPAEDLHVVQIDTGRRTVFVKRDDVQFVEAQGDYVRLHTADGGHLIRLSLSYLEEVWASAGFVRVHRGYLIAIPWVRDLRVTSSSGLVAGTPAGDVPVSRRHGRHLRAQLLEAARRDQLGGRAATTQGAAARPRDGEPDQQPRQSP
- a CDS encoding sodium/solute symporter, whose protein sequence is MTAVLAIGLVLATSLIVGVYGVRAARSTSDFLVASRRVSPTWNAMAIAGEYLSAASILGLAGLLLKNGLGTMWYAVGFTAGYVAVVALVAGPMRRSGAFTVPDFAEYRLGAPRLRKLCGLVVLVIMLLYLVPQFKGAGVVLSLVSGTPYWVGVVLAGLVVSGSIAAGGMRSATYVQAFHYVVKLAFIGGPALFLVVTAGVGTRAEALHPEWGTHFPDTTPVEFTVGTRFTLDEPVEVTGADGGTVALAEGGHTVPAGTEYVFPEGAAVPQPEGLPELGGRAWSTPLLHVGGYPLFETWSTLLAITAGCMGLPHVIMRFHTSPTARIARRVAVGVIALLGLFYVFPAVYGLLGRVLTPHLVLFQGTDTVAVVLPAQAVPGSVGTVLTALVAAGAFGAFLSTSSGLLLALAGGLSHDLFQGSVPRLRLAVAVGACVAVLLALPAQRIDINVLVVWAFTVAASTFCPLLVLGIWWRRLTLPGAAAGLTVGAVTATGAVGWSILLPTPGGWGSVLLAQPAAWTIPLAFATMMTVSWLTRPPDWAEHAVLRLHSP
- a CDS encoding bestrophin-like domain, giving the protein MMTLFAILAVLAAMVGGAVLAARRFRIADDFSGGAVGIIIAPCALSLYLVAAAMAVVIGWEDFKAAEDGLIAEAGAAQELYWSSTAFPEEEGEAVRGHLRTYLTTVVEDDWPRMEARGELSGKGDDDLAALAASVRGLSVSDTGDGLDRLTARQEITKLSEARGQRADAAGDQLPPLLMLIAVATAVVVAVLPFAMIKQGSRVAYFWASVNLAFVFGTMVLLFTLGTPYSGVLANDAGGLQEAIAGFDRADLALESR